The Bos taurus isolate L1 Dominette 01449 registration number 42190680 breed Hereford chromosome 18, ARS-UCD2.0, whole genome shotgun sequence genome has a window encoding:
- the CHMP1A gene encoding charged multivesicular body protein 1a: protein MDDTLFQLKFTAKQLEKLAKKAEKDSKAEQAKVKKALQQKNVECARVYAENAIRKKNEGVNWLRMASRVDAVASKVQTAVTMKGVTKNMAQVTKALDRALSTMDLQKVSAVMDRFEQQVQNLDVHTSVMEDSMSSATTLTTPQEQVDSLILQIAEENGLEVLDQLSQLPEGASAVGESSVRSQEDQLSRRLAALRN, encoded by the exons ATGGACG ACACCCTGTTCCAGCTGAAG TTCACGGCAAAGCAGCTGGAGAAGCTGGCCAAGAAGGCGGAGAAGGACTCCAAGGCAGAGCAGGCCAAGGTGAAGAAG GCCCTTCAGCAGAAGAATGTAGAGTGTGCACGTGTGTATGCTGAGAACGCCATCCGCAAAAAGAACGAAGGTGTGAACTGGCTCCGCATGGCGTCCCGCGTGGATGCCGTGGCCTCTAAGGTGCAGACAGCAGTGACCATGAAGGGG GTGACCAAGAACATGGCGCAGGTGACCAAAGCCCTGGACCGGGCCCTCAGCACCATGGACCTGCAGAAGGTCTCTGCTGTGATGGACAGGTTCGAGCAGCAGGTGCAGAACCTGGATGTACACACGTCG GTGATGGAAGACTCCATGAGCTCGGCCACCACGCTGACCACGCCACAGGAGCAGGTAGACAGCCTCATCCTGCAGATCGCGGAGGAGAACGGCCTGGAGGTGCTGGACCAGCTCAGCCAGCTGCCTGAGGGCGCCTCTGCTGTGGGCGAGAGCTCCGTGCGCAGCCAGGAGGACCAGCTGTCCCGGAG GTTGGCCGCCCTGAGGAATTAG
- the SPATA33 gene encoding spermatogenesis-associated protein 33 isoform X1: MGWSRGRWCCRGDRAGLGGGCPASVSQWAGRPLDEESKTRRTYLVSKAEERRVDRPSRESKKPSDTKPAESLREEKGAAKRQWPSSEVGEKPDVNPEKKKLAIPQIIITTPSKETVISYGSMGMQEQRTIRERAEQGPYSRHRNPSTVDAYNIQTTE; encoded by the exons ATGGGCTGGTCCCGCGGGAGGTGGTGTTGCCGTGGTGACCGCGCAGGCTTGGGTGGCGGCTGTCCGGCGTCTGTGAGTCAGTGGGCAGGGCGCCCACTAG ATGAGGAGTCGAAGACCCGGCGCACTTACTTAGTTTCAAAGGCTGAGGAAAGGCGGGTGGACAGACCTTCACGAGAGTCCAAGAAGCCTTCGGACACCAAGCCTGCGGAGAGCCTCCGTGAGGAGAAAGGGGCGGCTAAGCGGCAGTGGCCTTCATCTGAAGTGGGAG AGAAACCTGATGTAAATCCAGAAAAGAAGAAGCTTGCCATCCCACAGATCATCATCACCACACCGTCAAAAGAGACTGTGATCAGCTATGGTTCCATGGGAATGCAGGAACAGAGAACCATTCGGGAACGGGCTGAGCAGGGTCCCTACTCCCGACACAGAAACCCCAGCACAGTAGACGCCTATAACATACAGACCACAGAATAA
- the SPATA33 gene encoding spermatogenesis-associated protein 33 isoform X2 has product MGLSKSKRKLGKDEESKTRRTYLVSKAEERRVDRPSRESKKPSDTKPAESLREEKGAAKRQWPSSEVGEKPDVNPEKKKLAIPQIIITTPSKETVISYGSMGMQEQRTIRERAEQGPYSRHRNPSTVDAYNIQTTE; this is encoded by the exons ATGGGCCTTTCCAAAAGCAAACGCAAACTGGGGAAAG ATGAGGAGTCGAAGACCCGGCGCACTTACTTAGTTTCAAAGGCTGAGGAAAGGCGGGTGGACAGACCTTCACGAGAGTCCAAGAAGCCTTCGGACACCAAGCCTGCGGAGAGCCTCCGTGAGGAGAAAGGGGCGGCTAAGCGGCAGTGGCCTTCATCTGAAGTGGGAG AGAAACCTGATGTAAATCCAGAAAAGAAGAAGCTTGCCATCCCACAGATCATCATCACCACACCGTCAAAAGAGACTGTGATCAGCTATGGTTCCATGGGAATGCAGGAACAGAGAACCATTCGGGAACGGGCTGAGCAGGGTCCCTACTCCCGACACAGAAACCCCAGCACAGTAGACGCCTATAACATACAGACCACAGAATAA